From a region of the Microterricola gilva genome:
- a CDS encoding amino acid permease — MSKDTLNVSGVTYTTAEAGYFEKRKLRRSAGVWGLWGLAVAAVISGDFSGWNFGIDFAGFGGMLIAFAVLVVMYYGLIFSIGEMSSAMPHTGGAYSFSRAAMGPWGGFVTGLAETIEYVATTAVIVYFSAAYANSITTELLGFSMPAWVWWAVLYVAFILLNSAGAAISFRFAIVVSIISIGILLVFAVMAIGSGLFSWDKLFDIAPDAGQTEFLPHGVLPILFALPFAMWFFLGIEELPLAAEEAHNPVRDIPRAGLWARGTLIVTGLLVLFLNTGILGAEVTGKAGEPLLDGFRAIVGDGVAAVLALFALVGLLASLQGIMFAYGRNMYSLSRAGYYPKFLSLTGKRQTPWVALLVGGIIGFIALVVVDSAGGSTGVAGQIVLNIAVWGAVLAYLLQMTAFVILRRKFPDAKRPYISPWGVPGAIIAAIIAALIFVGFLLNPTFGPAIVAIVVVYAVMLVIFAVWGRKRLVLSPEEEYAVSGGLHGDPETEGYGGAVEEELLASDGIDEAGIDGAGRDEVAEPRA, encoded by the coding sequence ATGTCCAAAGACACCTTGAATGTGTCGGGAGTCACCTATACGACTGCCGAAGCCGGCTATTTCGAGAAGCGCAAGCTCAGGCGCTCCGCTGGCGTCTGGGGCCTCTGGGGTCTCGCCGTCGCCGCGGTCATCTCCGGCGATTTCTCCGGCTGGAACTTCGGCATCGACTTCGCCGGATTCGGCGGAATGCTGATCGCCTTCGCTGTGCTCGTTGTCATGTACTACGGCCTCATCTTCTCCATCGGTGAGATGTCCTCCGCCATGCCGCACACCGGCGGCGCCTACTCCTTCTCCCGCGCGGCGATGGGTCCGTGGGGCGGCTTCGTCACCGGCCTGGCCGAGACGATCGAGTACGTCGCGACGACGGCCGTGATCGTGTACTTCTCGGCCGCGTACGCCAATAGCATCACCACGGAGCTGCTCGGCTTCTCGATGCCGGCCTGGGTGTGGTGGGCCGTCCTCTATGTCGCGTTCATCCTGCTGAACTCGGCGGGCGCGGCGATCTCCTTCCGCTTCGCCATCGTGGTCTCGATCATCTCGATCGGCATCCTCCTGGTGTTCGCGGTGATGGCGATCGGCTCCGGCCTGTTCAGCTGGGACAAACTGTTCGACATCGCCCCGGATGCCGGCCAGACCGAGTTCCTCCCGCACGGCGTGCTGCCGATCCTGTTCGCGCTGCCGTTCGCCATGTGGTTCTTCCTCGGCATCGAAGAGCTGCCGCTCGCGGCCGAGGAGGCGCACAACCCGGTGCGCGACATCCCGCGTGCCGGTCTCTGGGCTCGCGGAACACTCATCGTGACCGGCCTCCTGGTGCTGTTCCTCAACACCGGAATCCTGGGTGCCGAAGTGACCGGCAAGGCGGGGGAGCCACTGCTCGACGGTTTCCGGGCCATCGTCGGCGACGGTGTCGCCGCCGTGCTCGCACTCTTCGCGCTCGTCGGCCTGCTGGCATCCCTGCAGGGCATCATGTTCGCCTACGGCCGCAACATGTACTCGCTCTCGCGCGCCGGCTACTACCCCAAGTTCCTCTCGCTCACCGGCAAGCGGCAGACGCCGTGGGTGGCTCTGCTGGTCGGCGGCATCATCGGCTTCATCGCACTGGTCGTCGTCGACTCGGCCGGAGGGTCGACTGGTGTCGCCGGTCAGATCGTGCTCAACATCGCGGTCTGGGGCGCGGTGCTGGCGTACCTGCTGCAGATGACGGCTTTCGTGATCCTGCGCAGGAAGTTCCCGGACGCCAAGCGGCCGTACATCAGCCCGTGGGGCGTTCCCGGTGCGATCATCGCGGCGATCATCGCGGCGCTCATCTTCGTCGGCTTCCTGTTGAACCCGACCTTCGGGCCGGCGATCGTCGCGATCGTCGTCGTCTACGCCGTCATGCTGGTCATCTTCGCGGTGTGGGGGCGCAAGCGCCTCGTGCTCTCGCCGGAGGAGGAGTACGCCGTCTCCGGCGGGCTGCACGGCGACCCGGAGACGGAGGGCTACGGGGGAGCGGTCGAGGAGGAGCTGCTCGCCAGCGACGGAATCGACGAGGCCGGAATCGACGGGGCGGGCCGCGACGAGGTCGCGGAGCCTCGCGCCTAG